The following coding sequences lie in one Caproicibacterium argilliputei genomic window:
- a CDS encoding GNAT family N-acetyltransferase: MIRKAVEKDISRIAEILIFTKRTAYRTIFKNDEVSFGKMQIVPLARKLFAEPQLLEGIYVFDEVFVRGLIQILPLDSNSVEVKALYIDPFFQHQGIGAELLNFAEGQGHQLKAQSLCLWVLEKNEAARTFYEQHGFLSTNEKTAEVGTEEFIVKYRKAL, translated from the coding sequence ATGATACGAAAAGCAGTAGAAAAGGATATTTCCCGGATAGCAGAGATTCTAATCTTTACAAAGAGAACTGCTTACCGCACTATTTTTAAAAACGACGAAGTTTCTTTTGGAAAAATGCAGATTGTCCCTCTGGCAAGGAAACTGTTTGCAGAGCCGCAGTTACTGGAGGGCATCTATGTTTTTGACGAGGTGTTTGTACGGGGGCTGATTCAGATTCTGCCGTTGGACAGTAACTCCGTGGAAGTAAAAGCACTGTATATTGACCCTTTTTTTCAGCATCAGGGAATTGGCGCGGAGTTGTTGAACTTTGCGGAAGGACAGGGGCATCAGCTAAAAGCGCAGAGCCTGTGCTTATGGGTCTTGGAAAAAAATGAAGCGGCGCGGACTTTCTACGAACAGCATGGTTTTTTGAGTACCAATGAAAAAACGGCAGAGGTCGGTACAGAAGAATTTATTGTAAAATATCGTAAAGCTTTATAG
- a CDS encoding exonuclease SbcCD subunit D, which yields MIRFLHTADWHLGKALYGRSLLDEQRWFVLEWFVPLLERERPDAVLLAGDIFDRQVPPVEAVTLFDRFLNRLSALRIPLIAVTGNHDSARRLSLGSALLRRQGVVLATRPEDVWNPYTIQTEDGPLCCYTLPYCEPAAAREALGSGQEDGPHTMDEAFRALLARVQPAPDVVNLLITHCFAAGGEVSASESPAFVGGSSQVGLDCFAPFAYTALGHLHAPQKAGTGRYAGSPLKYSFDEARQKKGVVRVTISNGQVETEVLPVHPPHDVRVLHGAFDILLQAAQQTPSGDYLFVELTDTHPIYQPVDRLRPYYPNLLGISSEWLLSEGGKEDSGFRREMRKHRVSEEEIFTAFLQQVCGTQPTQQDLALFREVMKEGEEV from the coding sequence ATGATTCGGTTTTTGCATACTGCCGATTGGCACTTGGGAAAGGCCTTGTACGGCCGCAGCCTATTGGACGAGCAGCGGTGGTTTGTTCTGGAGTGGTTTGTGCCGCTGTTGGAACGCGAGCGTCCGGATGCGGTGCTGCTTGCCGGGGATATTTTTGACCGACAGGTGCCGCCGGTCGAGGCGGTCACGCTGTTTGATAGATTTTTGAACCGGCTTTCGGCACTGCGGATTCCGCTGATTGCCGTTACGGGAAACCATGACAGCGCCCGCAGGCTGTCGTTGGGTTCTGCTCTGCTGCGGCGGCAGGGCGTGGTGCTTGCCACTCGGCCGGAGGATGTTTGGAACCCCTACACCATACAGACAGAGGACGGCCCGCTTTGCTGTTATACCCTGCCGTACTGTGAGCCTGCCGCGGCGCGTGAAGCGCTGGGCAGCGGACAGGAAGACGGCCCGCATACGATGGATGAAGCGTTTCGGGCGCTGCTTGCGCGCGTACAGCCCGCGCCCGATGTGGTGAATCTCTTGATAACCCACTGCTTTGCCGCGGGCGGAGAGGTCAGCGCAAGCGAAAGCCCTGCATTTGTGGGTGGCAGCAGCCAGGTGGGGCTGGACTGCTTTGCTCCGTTTGCGTACACGGCGCTGGGGCACTTGCACGCACCGCAGAAAGCGGGCACCGGCCGGTACGCCGGTTCTCCATTGAAGTACAGCTTTGACGAAGCCCGCCAGAAAAAAGGGGTGGTGCGGGTGACGATTTCCAACGGGCAAGTGGAAACGGAAGTTCTGCCCGTGCATCCGCCGCATGATGTGCGCGTGCTGCACGGGGCGTTTGACATCCTGCTGCAGGCGGCACAGCAGACGCCGAGCGGCGATTATCTGTTCGTGGAACTGACGGATACCCATCCGATTTACCAGCCGGTGGACCGGCTGCGGCCGTACTACCCGAATCTGCTGGGGATTTCCAGTGAGTGGCTGCTTTCTGAGGGCGGAAAAGAGGACAGTGGCTTTCGTCGGGAAATGCGGAAGCACCGTGTCAGCGAGGAGGAAATTTTCACGGCGTTTCTGCAGCAGGTTTGCGGCACACAGCCGACCCAGCAGGATCTTGCACTGTTTCGGGAAGTTATGAAAGAGGGGGAGGAAGTATGA
- a CDS encoding D-alanyl-D-alanine carboxypeptidase family protein, producing the protein MKKRLLSLLLTLSVVLTACLPVYAASGSAASSQPSSTGSATSQSGDSMFKPDFTLNSKAAELVNLDTDTVVFQQNADQKMYPASTTKIMTFIIVMENVKNVDKQTITYTDKEKKQIDGTGSSTAGLKVGEIYSVHQLLYAMMVPSGNDAALLLATYVGGGDISRFVTLMNQKAKALGCTGTHFANPDGLQDENHYTTAHDLALMAKYALTLNYFLEITNTTVYNLKPLNNSSVNHQLTTTNAMIDRGAEGGAYYNPYVKGIKTGHTSQAGRCLVTTAVYGGRTYLCVLMGAPTKSESYGEMIDTTHLYRWVYTNFNLVQIASANQPIWEVPLKYAWNRDSIVLCPEKDVTAVLPEGVSANSVEVTPNVPASVDAPIQKGQVVGTATLTYAKQKLATVRLVANETVDRSELIHSANTARDIVTSPWFLGIAAVILVLVGVYVALALFYNRRKGSLHKVKKYRRF; encoded by the coding sequence ATGAAAAAACGACTGCTTTCATTGCTGCTTACGCTTTCTGTTGTCCTGACCGCCTGCCTGCCCGTTTACGCGGCCAGCGGCTCTGCAGCATCGAGTCAGCCGAGCAGTACCGGCTCTGCCACATCTCAAAGCGGAGACAGTATGTTTAAGCCGGACTTTACGCTGAACTCCAAAGCCGCCGAACTGGTCAATCTGGACACAGACACGGTCGTGTTTCAGCAAAACGCAGACCAGAAAATGTACCCAGCCTCCACCACCAAAATCATGACGTTCATCATCGTCATGGAAAACGTCAAAAATGTCGACAAGCAAACCATCACCTACACCGATAAGGAAAAGAAACAGATTGACGGCACCGGCAGCTCCACCGCCGGGCTGAAGGTCGGCGAAATCTACAGCGTCCACCAACTGCTGTATGCCATGATGGTTCCGTCCGGCAACGACGCAGCCCTGCTGCTGGCCACCTATGTGGGCGGCGGCGATATCAGCCGCTTTGTAACGCTGATGAACCAAAAAGCCAAAGCGCTGGGCTGCACCGGCACGCACTTTGCCAATCCGGACGGTCTGCAGGATGAAAACCACTACACGACCGCACACGACCTTGCACTGATGGCCAAATATGCGCTGACGCTGAACTACTTTCTGGAAATCACGAACACCACCGTATACAATTTAAAACCACTGAATAACTCTAGCGTGAATCACCAGCTAACCACAACGAACGCCATGATTGACCGCGGCGCAGAGGGCGGCGCTTACTACAACCCCTATGTAAAGGGAATTAAAACCGGCCACACCAGCCAGGCCGGCCGCTGTTTGGTCACGACTGCTGTTTACGGCGGCCGAACCTATTTGTGCGTGCTGATGGGCGCACCAACGAAAAGCGAGAGCTACGGGGAAATGATTGATACCACCCATCTGTATCGGTGGGTATACACGAACTTCAATCTGGTGCAGATTGCCTCTGCCAACCAACCCATCTGGGAGGTTCCACTGAAATACGCTTGGAACCGCGACTCCATTGTTCTTTGTCCGGAAAAGGACGTGACAGCTGTGCTGCCGGAGGGTGTCAGTGCAAACAGTGTGGAGGTCACGCCAAATGTGCCTGCCTCTGTGGACGCTCCCATTCAAAAGGGTCAGGTGGTCGGCACAGCTACGCTGACTTACGCCAAGCAGAAACTCGCCACGGTTCGTCTGGTTGCAAACGAAACCGTTGACCGCAGTGAGCTGATTCACTCCGCAAACACCGCAAGGGATATTGTAACTTCGCCGTGGTTTCTCGGAATCGCCGCAGTCATTCTTGTTCTGGTTGGTGTTTACGTTGCACTGGCACTGTTTTACAACCGCCGAAAAGGCAGCCTGCACAAAGTGAAAAAATACAGGCGGTTTTAA
- the rplL gene encoding 50S ribosomal protein L7/L12, with translation MSEKVEKLVEDVKALTVLELSELVKALEEEFGVSAAAPVAVAAAPAAGAAPAAEEKTEFDVILKSAGASKIPVIKVVRDATGLGLKEAKALVDGAPKAVKEGLSKDDAEALKAKLTEAGAEVELK, from the coding sequence ATGTCTGAGAAAGTTGAAAAGCTCGTTGAAGATGTAAAGGCTCTTACGGTTCTGGAACTGTCCGAGCTGGTTAAGGCTCTGGAAGAGGAATTCGGCGTTTCCGCTGCTGCTCCGGTTGCTGTTGCTGCTGCTCCGGCTGCTGGCGCTGCTCCGGCTGCTGAAGAGAAGACCGAGTTTGACGTCATCCTGAAGTCTGCCGGCGCAAGCAAGATTCCGGTGATCAAGGTTGTTCGTGACGCAACCGGTCTGGGCCTGAAGGAAGCAAAGGCTCTGGTTGACGGCGCACCGAAGGCTGTTAAAGAAGGCCTTTCCAAGGACGACGCAGAAGCTCTGAAGGCAAAGCTGACAGAGGCTGGCGCAGAAGTCGAACTGAAGTAA